Within Micromonospora parathelypteridis, the genomic segment CGCCGCGCCTGGTGCTCGCGGTCGCGTCCGCCGTGGGTCCGTGGCGGCCGGTCGGGGAGGTCAGCATCGGCGCCCAGCTCGGTGCGGCGGAGGACGCCGCGCTCGCCTTCGACCCGGTGCGCAACCTGCCACCCGAGCTCCGGGTGGCAGGTCCGCTGGCCTGGCTGCGGGAGCAGACCTACCGGGGGTCCCGCCGGGCACGCGGGGCAACCGTTCAGTCCGGCGGCTCCACCGCCGCCACCGTCTGATCCGAGGTACGACGTTCCAGCACCGTGTCCGGCGCCGCGTTCTGGTCCGCCGCACGGATGTCCGATTCGGTGAGGATGGCCTCCGCCTGCGCCTCCGGGTCGTCGCTGCCCACCGCGGCTTCCTCGGGTAGGAGGTGCGCCCGGGACTCGACCCGGTCCTGATCGCTCTGCTCGTCTGTCATGGCACCCCTGTTACCCCGACCTCGCCTTCGGCACGCGGTGTTCCTGGCGCGGCCTTCGGCACGCTGTGTTCGTCGCGCGCATCTTGGGACGACTGCGGATTAGCCCGCCCGGTCGGGTACGCTGGCCCGGTGACGCGTTCCTATCGATGGTTTAGACAGCCGGCTCGCAAGCCGGTGACTTCACCATGAACTGACGTCACCACGGACCGAGCCGGCTGGGCAGGAGCTGTCGCTCCTGCCCTTTTGCGTACGAGCAGCCGGCTCGTCCCGGGCACCGGCCCCGGGCACGGTCGGCGAAAGGATGCCCACCGTGACGACCCCGGAGACCGATCGGGTCAGCGATCAGCGGATCGACCGTGTCGTGCCGCTGACCACGCCCGCCCTCCTGCACCACGAGTTGCCCCTGGAAGCCCCGCTCGCCTCGGCCGTGCTCACCGGCCGTCGCGCGGTGAGTCGCGTCCTGGACCGCGAGGACGACCGCCTGCTGGTGGTTGTCGGACCCTGCTCGGTCCACGATCCGGCCGCCGCGCTCGACTACGCCCAGCGCCTGCGCGTCGCCGCGGACCGGCTCTCCGACGACCTGCTGATCGTCATGCGGGTCTACTTCGAGAAGCCCCGCTCCACGGTCGGCTGGAAGGGTCTGATCAACGACCCGGGCCTGGACGGCAGCGGGGACGTCAACACCGGCCTGCGGCTGGCCCGGGCGTTGCTGCTCGACGTGCTGCGTGTCGGCCTGCCGGTGGGCTGCGAGTTCCTCGACCCGATCACACCGCAGTACATCGCGGACACGGTGGCCTGGGGCGCGATCGGTGCCCGCACGGTGGAGAGCCAGGTGCACCGCCAGCTCGCCTCCGGCCTGTCCATGCCGATCGGCATGAAGAACCGCCCGGACGGCAGCATCGGCACCGCCGTGGACGCGATCCGCGCCGCCGGGGTGCCGCACGTCTTCCCCGGCATCGACTTCTCCGGCACCCCGGCGATCATGCACACCCGGGGCAACACGGATGGTCACCTGGTGCTGCGCGGCGGAGGCGGTCGGCCCAATTACGACGCGCAGTCGGTTGGCGGCGCGCTCGACCTGCTCCGCGCGGCGGGGTTGCCGGAGCGGCTGGTGATCGACGCCAGTCACGCCAACAGCGGCAAGGACCACCGCAACCAGCCGCTGGTCGCCGCCAACGTGGCCGCCCAGCTGGCTGCCGGCCAGCGCGGGATCACCGGCGTGATGCTGGAGTCGTTCCTGCTGCCCGGTCGGCAGGACCTCGACCCGACCCGGGAGCTGGAGTACGGCCGGTCGGTCACCGACGCCTGCCTCGGCTGGGACGACACCGCCGAGGTGCTCGACCACCTGGCCTCCGCGGTGAAGGCTCGCCGGGCCACCCTGCCGACGACGGTGTGACGGCCGCCACCAAGGCGCGCGGAACACGGGCGGGGGTCGGCTCGTTGACTGGGGTGTCGGTGTGTCCAGTGTCCCCGGGCCTCACCTAAATAGCCTTCGCGGAATACCGTCCGGCTGGAGCCGCGCAGTGCCACTCGCCGAGAGGCGACCTGCACACCGACACCAGCGCCGCCCCCGGCCCACCGGCCGGGGGCGGCGCTGTCTCTACGCCCGCCCGACTGGCTCGGCCCGAGGCTCCCCCCGCGCAGGCGGGTCAGGCGCGTGACGTTTGACCGATTCCGGCCCGGGTAGCTGATCGCGTGACCGACGACGCATCCGTGGCCGGCGAGCCGGACACCCGGGCCATCGACGACCTGCTCGACGACATCTACCGGGCGCAGGAGCGGGTCGAACAGGCGGAGATCTACCGCCAGGCGGTGGCCGCCGAACTCCCGCCGGACCTGCTCGCCCGCATCGACGCGCTGCCCGAGGGCGAGTACGCGGTGGACGAGGCAAGCGACCTGCTGGGCGGCTCCATCGGCTGAGCGGCTCCATCGCGTGAGCGACCGCAGAAGGGACACCGACATGACGGACCACGAGGACCACGACGAGAAGGTGTCGGCGCTGGGTCAACCGCCGAAGGGCAGGGACACCACGCCCGAGCCGGACTTCGCCAACGAGCACGACCGCACCGCCGTGGATCGGGACATCATCACCGGGGCGGACGACGACGAACGAGAACCGGAGTCGCCGCACGGCTGGTCCGGCATGCAGCGCTGAGGCGTACACGCAGCGGGGGCCGGCATTCGCCGGCCCCCGCTGCCGTTCCCTGGAGTCAGTCGTCGTCGTGCCCACCCTCGGCGGCCTGCTGCGCCGTCGCGTACGCCATCTGCAGGAAGTCGGACGCGGCGACCGCCGTCAGCGCGGTGGCCACCAGCCGGGTCAGCCGGGGCGCGAGCACCAGTCCACCGGTCAGCCCGGTGGCCACCCAGACCGCCAGGCAGAACGGGCAGCTCAGCAACTCGCCGATGGCGTGCCGGGTAGGGCTGCCCGAGTCGCGGACCTGCTCCATCACCTCACCGCTGCCGATCGGGCGGTCGTAGCGGGTGAACGGCGCCCGCAGCGGGCTGGTCACCGCGTCCTTGGACAGCAGCCGGCTCAGCTTGTGCGTGGCGATGGAGAGCAGCACCACGTCGGACGGGGCGGGTCGCTCCGGCACCGGCCGACCGGTCGCCTTGACCAGGCCGGCGAGCGCCCCGGTCACGCCGGCGTAGGCGCCCATCGCCACCAGGTAGCCGCCGAGCGGTCGGTGTTCGTGCGGCGCGTACGCCCGACGCAGCCGCGTCGCCTTCTGTCGCAGGCCAGTGTCGCTCACCGGGTCTCCTCGTGTCGTGTGGTGGGGCGGGAGCGGCGTCCCGCGCGGCCGACTCAGCCGGCCTGGAGGTTGTCGGCGACCTCGCGTGCCAGGTTGGTGAGCGCCTCATCGGCCAACTGGTCCGGGCCCGGCCCGCCCGACCCGTCGGCCAGGTCGAGCTGGATCCGGGCACCGCCGGAATCCGCCGGCTCGACCCGGATCTCGGCCGTCCAGTCATCGGCGTCGCCGTCACCCCATCGAGCCCGCAACTCCTCGCCGCTGATCTCGGCGGCGGGGCTGCCGTCGCCGCGCAGCGGCTCCGGCAGCCAGGCCGAGGCTCGGTCGGGGTCGGTGGCCGTGTTGAAGACCACCTCGGGTGGCGCGGACATGCCGCGCACCGCGCGCGCCGCCATCAGGAGTCCCGCAGACGGCTGGGGTCGACCTCCCGGCCCGGGTGGCGGGCCAGGTACTCGGTCTCAAGTTCCGCGGTCCGCCGCAGGTGGTTGGCGAGCGCGGAGTCCGCCGCGTGCCGCAGGGTGTCCAGGCGGGTGCGGTGCAGGCTGTGCATCTCGCGGATCAGATCCTCGTCGGTCAACTCCGTCGGGTCGATGCCGAGCAGGTCGCCGTCGAGATCCGTCGTGCCCGCCGGGTCGGCCAGGTGATCGCCGCCCCACTCGGGCACCCGCTGCTCCGGGCTCATGTCCGTGCTGCCGCTGGACGCAAAGCCGTCCTCACGTACCGATCCGGTCATCATCGCCCCCCTTGATCTCGTTTGGGCTGGCGTCTAGACGAATGCCCAGGCGTGGTGACGCCAAACCATCCCCGCCGCGCGACAGCTACGACACGGTGTCGGAGACCGGCGCCGCCCCCGGTACCCTCGATGCCATGAGGCGGCTCTGGACCCCGACGTGGATCGCGCGTCACGTGGCCATGGTCGTGCTGGCCGTGGGCTTCCTCGGGCTGGGCTGGTGGCAGGTCAGCCGGGCCACCGCGGGCAACAGCCTGAGCTGGGGGTACGCGGTCGAGTGGCCGATCTTCGCCGGCTTCGTGGTCTACGTCTGGTGGCGCGAGGTGAAATTGGCCCGCCGCAGCGCGGACGAGGCCGACGCGCCGCCGACGGATCCGGCCGACGCGCCGCAACCGGCTGTCACCGCAGGATCCCGACCGGCGGTACGCCGACCGGTGCGGGTGTCCCGGGTGCCGGCCACCGGCGACGCCGTCGAGGACACGGACCTGGCCGCCTACAACCACTACCTGTCATGGTTGAACGCCAATCCGGGCGCCCGGCCCGGTGACTATCCCGGCTGAGCCGGGCTTGGAAGGACGGACGAAGGTGGGCGCTGCCCTTACCCGGTACCGCGTGATCGCCTGGATCGTGGGCGTGGTGCTGATCCTGCTGGTCGTGATCGGCATGCCGCTGAAGTACGTGTTCGACAACGCGGTCGTGGTGGAGACCGTGGGGCCGGCGCACGGCTTCCTCTACATGATCTACCTGGTGGCCGCGTTCGACCTCAGTCGCCGAGCCGACTGGCCGCTGAAGCGGATGCTGCTGGTGATGTTGGCCGGCACCGTGCCGTTCGTCTCGTTCTTCGCCGAGCGCCGGGTCAGCGCCTGGTTGGCCGCGCCGCAGGAGGCACGGGCTCCGGAGCCGGTCGCCCGCTGAGCGGCCGGCGGGCCGACGCCAACTCGGCGCCGGCCCACCGTCGTCGGGTCAACGGCTGGGCCGCCACGGGTCGGCCGACGCGAGCGGGTCGACCCAGCCGCCGTACCGGTTGACTTCCCGGGCCCGTAACAGCGCCCGGGTGACCTGGCCGAACTGCCGCTCGTCGTCGGCGCTGAACAGCAGCACCTCGGCTCCCCGGTGCCACCCCCACAGCTCGTGCGGCGGCGGGCGCCAGCGATCACCGACCAGGGCCAGCGCGGCGGGAAGCAGCAGCACCGCGCCGAGGATGAGGTACGCCCCGGCGGTCAGGTGTTCCAACCCGCCGGTGAAGCCGAGCAGCAGCGCGACACCGCCGAGCATGCTGGCGGTGATGACGACGGCCCGGACGGCGATCCGGTCGTGCGGGCCTCGGGTGGTACGCAGATGGGTCAGGTCGGCGATCCGGTAACTGGTTCGGCCGACGGTGAACCGGTCGACGGTCACGATGATGCCGGGCCGCGCGTACAGCAGGGTCGACCGGGCACCCGGCACCGTTCGCGGCGGTCGCACACTTGCGCCTTCACGATCCACGGTTCCTCCCGCGGGGGACGGTTGGCCGGTTGACCCGCTGGTGACAAACGTCGCTATCTGCCGACGGGATTCCCGGCTCCGGCCTTCATTGTGTTGTGGCCCCGCCAGCCGGCCTGGGCATTTACGAACTCTCGACAGCTCCCCCAAACCGGTGACATCGCCGAGAAACAGCATCCATTTCCACTTTTTCCGGTTATGGCCGGCAGGAATCCGGCGGCATACGCTCGGAACGACGAAGGTCTCATATCGCCCATTTGCCCACGAAAAGGGCGTCCAATCCCGTCGCACCAGGTGTCATCAACGCCACCCAACGCAGGGACACGACCCGCCTCTCCCCCAACTTTCGCCCCTGCTTCAACTGCGAGCGACATCCGTCCCGGGTTAGGTTGAGCGAGCCGGTCCGGCCCAGTGCCGTCCGCCCGGGTGGCCCCGGCCGGTGTCGCCGAGGGCGTCAGCAGCCCCGGCGGCCGTGGGAGAGGGGCCTTTCGCTCTTGTCATCCCTGAGAAACCTGCTGCGCACCGTGGCGCTGGTCGGCATGTCGGCCGCGCTGATCGCCCCGACGGCGGTGGCCCACGCCGAGCCGTCCCCAGCCGACCTGACCCGCCGGATCGAAACGTCCTCCACCGAGTTGGAACGGGTCGTCGAGTCGTACAACAAGCTGCGTGAGGAGATCAAGACAAACGAGGCCGCGGTGGCCCGATTACGCTCCCGCATCGGCCCACTGGAGCAGCAGGCCCAGCAGAGCCGGGCCGATGTGGCCAAGTTGGCCAACACCGCGTACAAGAGCGGCGCTCTGCGCACCGCGGACGCCCTGCTGCGTCCCGGCGGCCCCTCCGGGCTGCTGGACCGGCTTGGCACGCTCGACCAACTGACCCGCAAGCGGCAGGAGCGCATCTCCGGCTTCACCGCCGACCAGCGGCGGCTGCTCGACGAGAAGGCCGGCCTGGACGCCACACTGACCCGGCAGGCCGCGCAGGCTCGTCAGCTCGCGGCCGGCAAGAAGCAGATCGAACAGGACCTGGAGAAGCTGTACGAGCTGCGCCGGCAGGCGTACGGGGCGGCCACCGAGCGACCCGAACCCAAGGCAGCGGCGGCCGAGGCCAAGAACGTGCCCGCGGTGGCCGGTGACGCCGGCGCCGCTGTGCGCTACGCGTTCGGCGCCGTGGGCAAGCCGTACGCCTGGGCAGCCGACGGGCCGAACGGCTACGACTGTTCCGGGCTGACCTCGGCGGCTTGGCGGGCGGCCGGGAAGTCCCTGCCGCACAACACCCGCATGCAGTGGAGCGCGGTGGCCCACATCGGCCGGGGCGACCTACGCCCGGGCGACCTCGTCTTCTACAGCGGGCTCGGGCACGTCGCCCTCTACGTGGGCGACGGTCAGGTGATCGACGCGCCGAGCGCCGGTCGCAACGTGCTCAAGCGGGGCATGAACATGATGTCCATCCAGGGCTACGGCCGGGTTCGCTAGGAACGACCGGATACGGCGAACGGCCGGCGTCCCCCTATCGGACGCCGGCCGTTCGCCGTCATTATTACCAGGTCAGGCTGCCTGCAGCCCCTCCGCCCGGGCCAGCTCACGCAGCCGGCCGAGGGCCTGGATCTCGAGTTGCCGGATCCGCTCGCGGGACAGCGAGAACCGGGACGCGACCTCGGTGAGCGAGTGCTCCCGGCCGTCCTCCAGCCCGTAGCGGGCACGCATGATGCCGGCGGACCGGTCGTCGAGGTGGTTGAGCAGCCCTTCGATGCGCTGCCGCTCCAGGCCGCTGAGGACGATGTCCTCCGGCGACGGCGCGTCACTGTCGGCGACCAGATCGCCGAGGTTCGTGTCGCCGTCGTCGCCCACCGGGGTGTCCAGCGAGACGGTGTCCTGCGACCAGCGGCGCAGCTCGTTGACCCGCTCGACGGTGACGCCGAGGGAGGCCGCGATCTGCTCCGGCTCCGGGTCGGCGCCCAGCTCACGAGTCAGCTGCCGGGCCACGTTGCGCATCCGGTTGACGTCCTCCACGAGGTGCACCGGCAGTCGGACGGTGCGCTCCTGCTGGGCGATCGCCCGGCTGATCGCCTGACGGATCCACCAGGTGGCGTAGGTGGAGAACTTGTATCCACGCTCGTAGTCGAACTTCTCGACCGCCCGGACCAGGCCGGTGTTGCCCTCCTGGATGAGATCCAGCATGGGCATGCCCGAGCGCACGTAGCGGCGGGCGATCGAGACGACCAGTCGGAGGTTGGCGCGGATGAAGAGGTCCTTAGCGCGCTCCCCCTCGACGACCAGCCACTCCAGGTCGGCCCGGTCCCTACCGGTGGGGACGGCGTCCTCACCGAGCAGGTGCTCGGCGTAGAGGCCGCCCTCGATAGCCTTGGAGAGTTCGACCTCCTTGGCGGCGTCCAGCAGTGGCGTCCGGGAGATCTCGTGCAGGTAGACGCCGACCAGGTCGCGCTCCTCGGCAACCTCGTCGGTTCGCATGCCGATGTTCTTGTCCACGTTGCCCACGGTCCCCTCGCTCGCGCCGGTTGCCCGGTTCCTTGCCATTCCCCACGTCCGTCAACCCCTGGTAACTTCTGCTGTGCCCACCGGTGCTGACACCTACACAACAGATGAGACGTGTCGGGGATTCCATGTCGTGAGTCGAAAGTGTCACGAATGCCTGAGTAGTAGCTGAGAGCACGGTCCATGTTTGCTGTCAGCACCCGCCGGGTGGCTCGCCGCTGGGCACCACGTACGGGTTACCGCACCATGGCAACACCGCCCGCCGCGGGGGCACAGCGACCCGGGTCACCACCACGCTGCGATCCTGGTCACTGCCAGATACGCACCGGGGGACCGGTCGGTTCATCCACGGGAGTGTTATTACCCCCCGGCCAGATGAACAATCCGAAGCCCCGTTCGCTTCCCGGGGCGTGTGACGCTAGGTGGCGAGCAGGGCGAGGGCCCCGCGCACCTGGTCGGCGGAGCGGGCCAGCGCAGCCCGGGCGGCCTCGACCTCGGCACCGGAAACCAGGGAGACAAGCGCCGTCTTGAGGTCACCGTCCGCCTCGGTGAGGGCTCGCCGGGAGACCTCCTCCGAGCAGCCGGTGGCCTCGACCAGAATCGAGATCATTCGCCCGCGGAGCTTCGCGTTGGTGGCCACCATATCGATCATGAGGTTCGAGTAGACCCGCCCCAGTCGCACCATGACAGCGGTCGAGAACGCGTTGAGCACCAACTTCTGCGCCGTGCCCGCCTTCATCCGGGTCGACCCGGTGACCACCTCGGGTCCGGTGTCCACCCCGATGAACACGTCCACCGACCGGGCGGCCTCCGCCTCCGGATTGGCGCAGAGCAACACCGTCGAAGCGCCCTTGGCGCGGGCCGCGGCGAGCGCCCCGAGGACGTACGGGGTGCGTCCGCTGGCCGCCAGACCAACCACCAGGTCACCGGCGCGCACACAACTGGCTGCCTCGACCGCGCCGCCCCGGTCGTCGTCCTCGGCGTCCTCCACGGCCCGCAACATGGCGTCCGGGCCGCCGGCGAGGTGTGCGCAGAACCAGTGCCGGGGCGAGTTGAAGGTGGGGGCGAGCTCGGCCGCGTCGAGGACACCCAGCCGGCCGGAGGTGCCGGCCCCGAAGTAGTGCACCCGGTGACCGCCGAGCAGCGCCGCGACCGCCAGGTCGACGGTGGTGGCGATCTCGTCGAGCACCGCGGCGACCGCCGCCGGCACGCGCCGGTCCGCCTCGTTGATGACGGTGAGCACGTCCCGGGTCGACATCAGGTCGAGGTCGGCGCTGAGCGGGTTACGCCGTTCGGTGGGTGCGCCCACCCGGACCGTCGGGCGGGCGGGCGGTGCTGGCATGTCCTCGTCCGGCTCCACCGCACCGGCCGTCATGCCCGCCTCCGGTTGGCACCCACCCGGTGCGACTGGACCGCCTCGGCTGTCGCTTCGAGGGCCTTGCGGGCCCGGGCCCGGTTGCGGGCGGCCACCCCGACGAAGAGGCAATCGACCACGGTGAGCTGGGCCAGCCGGCTGGCCGTCGCGCCGGAGCGGTAGGTGGTCTCCCGGGCCGCCGTGGTCAACACGAAGTCCGCCACCTCGGTGATCGGCGAGCGCGGGAAGTTCGTCAGCGCCACGGTGACGGCACCTCGCGTACGGGCCTGCTCCAGCACCTCGATGACGTCGGAGGTGGTGCCGGTGTGCGAGATGCCGAAGGCCACGTCTCCCCGGCCGAGGAGCGCGGCCGAGGTCAGCGCGGTGTGCACGTCCGGGAAGTAGAAGGCGATCCGGCCGATGCGGTGCAGCTTCTGCTGGAAGTCGGAGGCGACGAAGCCACTGGCGCCTGCGCCGTAGATGTCGATCCGACCGGCGCCACTGATCGCCTCGACGACCTGCTCGCAGGCGGCAGGGTCGAGTTGTTCGGCAGTCTCCTCGACCGCGCGGGCGTCGTTGAAGGCGATGGTGGCGATGATCTGGGCGAGGTCGGCGCCGGGCGGGATGTCTCCGCCGACCACCCGGGCGTCCGGCGGCTCGATCCGGCGGGCGGCCTCGGCGGCGAGCCGGATGCGCAGTTGGGGGTAGCCGTCCATGCCCACCGAACGGCAGAACCGGATGACTGTCGCCTCGGATGTCTCCGCGGCGGTGGCGAGGTCGGTGATGGTCCGCCGGGCGGCGGCGGCCGGGTCGGAGACGACCAGCCGGGCAACCCGCTGTTCGGCGGGCGACAGCGATGGCAACAGCCCACTGATGTGGACGATCAGCCCACCGGGCTCCTGACTCGCAGAAATCTTCGGACTCTTCGCCACGGGTGAAACTTACTTTCACCAAGCGTAAGCGTCAACTATGACAGGCCGGGTGGGGATGCAGTTGCCGGCCGGAATCACCGGTCCCGCACAGCCTGCCACTCCCGCAGTACCGCCGCCTCATCCGCCGGGTCGAGTCCACCCTGCCGTACGTCGGCCGGGTGTGCTCTCATCCAGGACGCGGTCGCCCGAACGGTGTCGGGTAGCGGACGGACCGCCAGACCGGCGTGCAGAGCCGGTCGGGCGTCCCGGTCCATCAGGCCGCCGAACTCCGGCAGCCGCACCCAGAGCGGCAACGCCCGCTCCCCCGACCACTCTCGCACGTCGTGAGCGAGCAGGAACTCCTGGTCGACCCAGGTGAGGACCGGATCGGCGACGCCCAGCCCGGCGGCGACGCCGTTCAGCAGATCGGCCCGGGACATCGCCGGCCCGATGCCGTCGTACGTGCCGCCGAGGCGGGTGTCGGCGGCATGCAGCAACCAGCCGGCCAGATCGGCCACGTCCACGAACTGCACTCGGTCGCTCGGCCGGCCAGGCGCCAGCACCTCCCCACCGGCCGACAGCCGACGAACCCAGTACGGGAAGCGGTCGCTCGGATCCTGGGCGCCGACGATCAGCCCCGCCCGGCAGATGAACGAACGGTCCACGCCCATCCGCTCCCGGACCAGCCGCTCGATGCTCACCTTGCACTCGCCGTACCAGCGGTGGTCCGGCCCCACCGGACCATCCACGTCCGGCGGGGCTGGTGGCAGCACCGGTGCGTCCGTCGCGGCCTGACCCGGGGTGGTGTTGTCCGCGTACACCGAGATCGTAGACACGAAGGACCAGTGTCCGACGTGGTCGGCAAGCGCGGCGAGCGCGTACCTGGCGTGACTGATCTGGCGGGTCACATCGACCACGGCGTCGAAGCTCTCGTCGGCGAACTGCACCAGCGCCTCGGGATCGTCACGGTCGACCGGCACGAACCGGACCCCGGTCGGCGCGACTCCGGACACTCCCCGGGCCGCACAGGTCACGTCGTGGCCCTGGTCGACGGCGAGCTGAGCCACCGTCCGGCCGAGGAACCGGGTACCACCGAGAACAAGGATCCGCATCCGATGATCCTGCGCTGCCGACGGGTGTTTCAGCCAGCCGCTCTGCTCTCGGCAGAGCGCCGGCAGCGGGCCGCCGAGAGGTTCCGGACACCCGAGGCACTAGCGTGACGCGCATGGCGGAGCGCAGCGTGTTGGTGACCGGAGGTACCGGCGGGCTCGGCGGGGCGGTCGTCGCCGCGTTCGTCGAGGCGGGCTGGCGGGTGGTCGTACCGGAGCGGCAAGCCCGGCCCGGCGCGGACCCGGCTGCGGACGGGCTGGTCCGGCCTGTCGCGGACCTGAGCGATCCGGCGGGCGCGGCGCGTGCGGTCGAGGCCGCCGCCGGGGAACCGGCGGCGCCGCTGCGGGCGGTGGTCAACCTGGTCGGCGGGTACGCCAGCGGCGGGCTGGTGCACGAGACGCCGGTCGAGGAGTTCGAGCGGATGCTCACCGTCAACCTGCGGCCGACCTACCTGGTCACCCAGGCCGCGCTGCCCCACCTGGTGGCGGCCGGCGGCGGCGCGGTGGTCTGCGTCTCGGCCCGCGCGGCGGTCGCCCCCTTCCCCGGCGCGGCCGGCTACGTGACGGCCAAGGCGGCGGTGCTGGCGTTCGCCAACGCGGTCGCGGTGGAGTACCGGTCGCGCAACGTGCGCTGCAACACCGTGCTGCCCAGCGTCATCGACAGCCCGGCGAACCGGGCCGCCCAACCGAACGCCGACCACTCCCGCTGGGTGGCCCCGGCCGAGATCGCGCCGGTGATCCGATTCCTCGCGTCGGCCGAGTCGGCCCCGACCAGCGGCGCCACCGTCCCGGTCTACGGGCGGGCCTGAGCGGCCAACGGGTCACCATCACCCTGCGCCGGCCCGGGGGACGGCGGCAGCCAGGTCCCCAGGTACGCCTGGATCTGGTCGGTCACCTCCTGGGCCGGGCGGCCCGCGTCCACCACCACGAAGCTCGGGTACTCAGGCAGGGCCCGGTAGGCGGTGTCCGCCGCGGTCAGCCAGCCCATCGTCTCGTGGTCGGTGCCGCGCTCCTCGATCCGCCGGTACGCCTCCGCCGGGTCGACGGTGAGCAGGAAGGTCACCTCCGGTTTCGGGAACAGCCGATAGCCGGCCCGGGCGAGCCGCTCCCAGCGCTGCCCGCCGTGCGCCCGGATGCTCGCGTACTGGCAGGCCGAGTAGCGGTCCATCACCGCCGTGCGGCCGGTGAGCAGGCAACTGAGCAGGGCTGCGGCGATGGCGAGCCAGCGCAGCACGGACTCCACCGCCAGCACGCCGTCGCGCCCGACG encodes:
- a CDS encoding 3-deoxy-7-phosphoheptulonate synthase; the protein is MPTVTTPETDRVSDQRIDRVVPLTTPALLHHELPLEAPLASAVLTGRRAVSRVLDREDDRLLVVVGPCSVHDPAAALDYAQRLRVAADRLSDDLLIVMRVYFEKPRSTVGWKGLINDPGLDGSGDVNTGLRLARALLLDVLRVGLPVGCEFLDPITPQYIADTVAWGAIGARTVESQVHRQLASGLSMPIGMKNRPDGSIGTAVDAIRAAGVPHVFPGIDFSGTPAIMHTRGNTDGHLVLRGGGGRPNYDAQSVGGALDLLRAAGLPERLVIDASHANSGKDHRNQPLVAANVAAQLAAGQRGITGVMLESFLLPGRQDLDPTRELEYGRSVTDACLGWDDTAEVLDHLASAVKARRATLPTTV
- a CDS encoding C40 family peptidase — protein: MSSLRNLLRTVALVGMSAALIAPTAVAHAEPSPADLTRRIETSSTELERVVESYNKLREEIKTNEAAVARLRSRIGPLEQQAQQSRADVAKLANTAYKSGALRTADALLRPGGPSGLLDRLGTLDQLTRKRQERISGFTADQRRLLDEKAGLDATLTRQAAQARQLAAGKKQIEQDLEKLYELRRQAYGAATERPEPKAAAAEAKNVPAVAGDAGAAVRYAFGAVGKPYAWAADGPNGYDCSGLTSAAWRAAGKSLPHNTRMQWSAVAHIGRGDLRPGDLVFYSGLGHVALYVGDGQVIDAPSAGRNVLKRGMNMMSIQGYGRVR
- a CDS encoding DUF3817 domain-containing protein, translating into MGAALTRYRVIAWIVGVVLILLVVIGMPLKYVFDNAVVVETVGPAHGFLYMIYLVAAFDLSRRADWPLKRMLLVMLAGTVPFVSFFAERRVSAWLAAPQEARAPEPVAR
- a CDS encoding sigma-70 family RNA polymerase sigma factor, with amino-acid sequence MARNRATGASEGTVGNVDKNIGMRTDEVAEERDLVGVYLHEISRTPLLDAAKEVELSKAIEGGLYAEHLLGEDAVPTGRDRADLEWLVVEGERAKDLFIRANLRLVVSIARRYVRSGMPMLDLIQEGNTGLVRAVEKFDYERGYKFSTYATWWIRQAISRAIAQQERTVRLPVHLVEDVNRMRNVARQLTRELGADPEPEQIAASLGVTVERVNELRRWSQDTVSLDTPVGDDGDTNLGDLVADSDAPSPEDIVLSGLERQRIEGLLNHLDDRSAGIMRARYGLEDGREHSLTEVASRFSLSRERIRQLEIQALGRLRELARAEGLQAA
- a CDS encoding MurR/RpiR family transcriptional regulator, which produces MAKSPKISASQEPGGLIVHISGLLPSLSPAEQRVARLVVSDPAAAARRTITDLATAAETSEATVIRFCRSVGMDGYPQLRIRLAAEAARRIEPPDARVVGGDIPPGADLAQIIATIAFNDARAVEETAEQLDPAACEQVVEAISGAGRIDIYGAGASGFVASDFQQKLHRIGRIAFYFPDVHTALTSAALLGRGDVAFGISHTGTTSDVIEVLEQARTRGAVTVALTNFPRSPITEVADFVLTTAARETTYRSGATASRLAQLTVVDCLFVGVAARNRARARKALEATAEAVQSHRVGANRRRA
- a CDS encoding DUF1360 domain-containing protein encodes the protein MSDTGLRQKATRLRRAYAPHEHRPLGGYLVAMGAYAGVTGALAGLVKATGRPVPERPAPSDVVLLSIATHKLSRLLSKDAVTSPLRAPFTRYDRPIGSGEVMEQVRDSGSPTRHAIGELLSCPFCLAVWVATGLTGGLVLAPRLTRLVATALTAVAASDFLQMAYATAQQAAEGGHDDD
- a CDS encoding SRPBCC family protein, encoding MAARAVRGMSAPPEVVFNTATDPDRASAWLPEPLRGDGSPAAEISGEELRARWGDGDADDWTAEIRVEPADSGGARIQLDLADGSGGPGPDQLADEALTNLAREVADNLQAG
- a CDS encoding NAD-dependent epimerase/dehydratase family protein yields the protein MRILVLGGTRFLGRTVAQLAVDQGHDVTCAARGVSGVAPTGVRFVPVDRDDPEALVQFADESFDAVVDVTRQISHARYALAALADHVGHWSFVSTISVYADNTTPGQAATDAPVLPPAPPDVDGPVGPDHRWYGECKVSIERLVRERMGVDRSFICRAGLIVGAQDPSDRFPYWVRRLSAGGEVLAPGRPSDRVQFVDVADLAGWLLHAADTRLGGTYDGIGPAMSRADLLNGVAAGLGVADPVLTWVDQEFLLAHDVREWSGERALPLWVRLPEFGGLMDRDARPALHAGLAVRPLPDTVRATASWMRAHPADVRQGGLDPADEAAVLREWQAVRDR
- a CDS encoding DUF6158 family protein; this encodes MMTGSVREDGFASSGSTDMSPEQRVPEWGGDHLADPAGTTDLDGDLLGIDPTELTDEDLIREMHSLHRTRLDTLRHAADSALANHLRRTAELETEYLARHPGREVDPSRLRDS
- a CDS encoding DUF6232 family protein — protein: MRPPRTVPGARSTLLYARPGIIVTVDRFTVGRTSYRIADLTHLRTTRGPHDRIAVRAVVITASMLGGVALLLGFTGGLEHLTAGAYLILGAVLLLPAALALVGDRWRPPPHELWGWHRGAEVLLFSADDERQFGQVTRALLRAREVNRYGGWVDPLASADPWRPSR
- the murQ gene encoding N-acetylmuramic acid 6-phosphate etherase, with translation MTAGAVEPDEDMPAPPARPTVRVGAPTERRNPLSADLDLMSTRDVLTVINEADRRVPAAVAAVLDEIATTVDLAVAALLGGHRVHYFGAGTSGRLGVLDAAELAPTFNSPRHWFCAHLAGGPDAMLRAVEDAEDDDRGGAVEAASCVRAGDLVVGLAASGRTPYVLGALAAARAKGASTVLLCANPEAEAARSVDVFIGVDTGPEVVTGSTRMKAGTAQKLVLNAFSTAVMVRLGRVYSNLMIDMVATNAKLRGRMISILVEATGCSEEVSRRALTEADGDLKTALVSLVSGAEVEAARAALARSADQVRGALALLAT